In the genome of Bradyrhizobium arachidis, one region contains:
- the truB gene encoding tRNA pseudouridine(55) synthase TruB gives MTMDPVHGTIGGNDADQRDVTKNNFADLGGNSQPHQEPRRVNNDPRARQQKGNQPRRDRRDVHGWVVLDKPIGMTSTQAVAVLKRLFNAKRAGHAGTLDPLASGGLPIALGEATKTVPFVMDGRKRYQFTVCWGEERDTDDIEGRVTATSDQRPTREAILALLPRFTGVIEQIPPRYSAIKVQGERAYDLARDGEVVELAPRPVEIHHLTLVDQPDNDRAVFEAECGKGTYVRALARDMGRILGTFGHICALRRTLVGPFDENDMIPLDQLEALCDRAASGEGSLADALMPVETALDDIPALAVTRADAARLHRGQAVLLRGRDAPTCSGTVYVTVAGRLLALAEVGNGEIIPKRVFNLTGLTASPGRNERN, from the coding sequence ATGACGATGGACCCCGTACACGGCACGATCGGCGGCAACGATGCCGATCAGCGCGACGTGACGAAAAATAATTTTGCGGATCTCGGCGGCAATTCCCAGCCGCATCAGGAGCCGCGCCGCGTCAACAACGACCCGCGCGCCAGGCAGCAGAAGGGCAACCAGCCTCGCCGCGACCGCCGCGACGTCCACGGCTGGGTGGTGCTCGACAAGCCGATCGGCATGACCTCGACGCAGGCCGTTGCGGTGCTCAAGCGCCTGTTCAACGCCAAGCGCGCCGGACACGCCGGCACGCTCGACCCGCTCGCCTCGGGCGGCCTGCCCATTGCACTTGGAGAAGCCACCAAGACCGTCCCCTTCGTCATGGACGGCCGCAAGCGCTACCAGTTCACCGTGTGCTGGGGCGAGGAGCGCGATACCGACGACATCGAGGGGCGCGTCACCGCGACCTCCGACCAGCGCCCGACCCGGGAGGCAATCCTGGCGCTGCTGCCCCGCTTCACCGGGGTGATCGAGCAGATCCCGCCGCGCTATTCCGCGATCAAGGTCCAGGGCGAGCGGGCCTATGACCTCGCCCGCGACGGCGAGGTCGTGGAACTGGCCCCCCGTCCGGTCGAGATTCACCATTTAACCCTTGTGGATCAACCGGATAACGACCGTGCCGTGTTCGAGGCCGAGTGCGGCAAGGGCACCTATGTCCGGGCGCTGGCCCGCGATATGGGCCGGATTCTCGGCACTTTCGGCCATATCTGCGCGCTGCGGCGGACCCTGGTCGGCCCATTTGACGAAAACGACATGATTCCGCTGGATCAGTTGGAGGCTTTGTGCGATAGAGCCGCGTCCGGCGAGGGCAGCCTCGCCGACGCGCTCATGCCCGTTGAGACCGCGCTGGACGACATCCCGGCACTGGCCGTCACTCGGGCTGATGCGGCAAGGCTCCATCGGGGCCAAGCCGTTTTGTTGCGCGGACGGGATGCGCCCACTTGTAGCGGCACAGTCTATGTCACGGTGGCAGGCCGTCTTTTGGCGCTTGCTGAAGTCGGCAATGGCGAAATCATCCCCAAGCGTGTGTTCAACCTGACCGGCCTGACTGCCAGCCCCGGTCGCAACGAGAGAAATTGA
- the rbfA gene encoding 30S ribosome-binding factor RbfA, producing the protein MPRHHQKKSSAPGGSQRQLRVGEQVRHAMAEILAQGNVHDADLEGHIITVPEVRMSPDLKLATVYVMPLGGRDTEIVIAALERNKKFLRGEVARRINLKFAPDIRFRVDERFDEAERIEKLLRTPAVQKDLEQDPDSDREEEQ; encoded by the coding sequence ATGCCGCGCCACCACCAGAAGAAGAGTTCCGCGCCCGGCGGCTCGCAACGGCAGTTGCGCGTCGGCGAGCAGGTTCGCCATGCGATGGCCGAGATTCTGGCGCAAGGCAATGTGCATGATGCGGACCTCGAAGGTCACATCATCACCGTGCCGGAGGTACGGATGTCGCCAGACCTGAAGCTCGCGACAGTCTATGTGATGCCGCTCGGTGGCCGCGACACCGAGATCGTGATCGCTGCGCTCGAGCGCAACAAGAAATTCCTGCGCGGCGAAGTCGCGCGGCGCATTAACCTGAAATTTGCACCTGACATTCGTTTCCGCGTCGACGAGCGATTCGACGAAGCGGAACGGATCGAGAAGCTTTTGCGAACACCTGCGGTGCAGAAGGACCTGGAACAGGATCCGGATTCGGATCGGGAAGAAGAGCAATGA